A single Salminus brasiliensis chromosome 20, fSalBra1.hap2, whole genome shotgun sequence DNA region contains:
- the xbp1 gene encoding LOW QUALITY PROTEIN: X-box-binding protein 1 (The sequence of the model RefSeq protein was modified relative to this genomic sequence to represent the inferred CDS: deleted 2 bases in 1 codon), whose translation MVVVTAGAGGAHKVLLISGKQSSGSLSRSVSVVLPPSAHQASDSDSSVTGPPLRKRQRLTHLSPEEKALRRKLKNRVAAQTARDRKKAKMGELEQQVLELEQENQKLHQENKMLRERTSDLLSENEELRQRLGLDTLETNVKVQVVEPRANDLVLVTGSSESAVLRLRVSAAGAGPAVIKSEEFAVDTRSPGHADTESDLLLGILDILDPELFLKGGLQEASEPEQQQQLLLVGPAGEPLPASAPGALGPAPVKLEALNELIQFDHVYTKPVEVVHEESVEEVKMEEILEEGEAFTVSDEEEIEVEVETVSVKDEPEEAVIPVSDHDAIGVDDFLTASPSFGDYEKAAYLTADAYSDSGYERSPSPFSDMSSPLCSDGSWDDMFANELFPQLISV comes from the exons ATGGTTGTAGTTACAGCAGGGGCCGGAGGCGCCCATAAAGTCCTGCTCATATCTGGCAAGCAGAGCTCCGGGAGTCTAAGCCGGTCCGTGTCCGTCGTCCTGCCGCCCTCAGCGCACCAAGCGTCGGATTCGGATTCCAGCGTCACCGGGCCTCCTCTGCGGAAGAGACAGCGGCTCACTCATTTGAGTCCTGAGGAAAAGGCACTTCGAcg GAAACTTAAGAACAGGGTTGCTGCACAAACAgcaagagacagaaaaaaggcCAAAATGGGAGAGCTGGAGCAGCAGGTCCTGGAGCTGGAGCAGGAG AATCAGAAACTCCATCAGGAGAACAAGATGCTGAGGGAGAGAACGAGCGATCTGCTGAGTGAGAACGAGGAGCTGAGGCAGAGATTGGGGTTGGATACCCTTGAGACAAACGTGAAG GTTCAGGTTGTTGAGCCCAGGGCGAACGATTTGGTCTTGGTGACCGGGTCTTCTGAGTCTGCAGTACTCAGGCTACGTGTG TCCGCAGCAGGTGCAGGCCCAGCAGTCATCAAGTCTGAAGAATTCGCCGTGGATACTCGCTCTCCTGGCCATGCAGACACTGAG TCTGATCTCCTGCTTGGCATTCTGGACATCCTTGACCCAGAGCTGTTCCTCAAGGGTGGTCTCCAAGAAGCATCAGagccagagcagcagcagcagctccttcTGGTGGGGCCAGCCGGAGAGCCGCTACCTGCCTCCGCACCTGGAGCTCTGGGGCCCGCACCAGTTAAGCTGGAGGCCCTTAATGAACTGATTCAGTTTGACCACGTCTACACCAAGCCCGTAGAGGTGGTGCACGAGGAGAGCGTCGAGGAAGTGAAGATGGAAGAGATCCTGGAAGAAGGCGAGGCCTTCACGGTGTCCGACGAAGAGGAGATCGAGGTGGAAGTGGAGACGGTGTCCGTCAAGGACGAGCCGGAGGAAGCGGTCATCCCCGTGTCCGATCACGACGCGATTGGGGTCGACGACTTCCTGACGGCCTCTCCTTCCTTCGGCGACTACGAGAAGGCCGCGTATTTGACGGCTGATGCTTACAGTGACTCTGGATACGAAAGGTCCCCCTCCCCTTTCAGCGACATGTCGTCCCCGCTTTGCTCTGATGGCTCCTGGGACGACATGTTCGCTAACGAACTCTTTCCACAATTAATTAGCGTCTAA